In one Moritella sp. 5 genomic region, the following are encoded:
- a CDS encoding ATP-dependent DNA helicase RecQ codes for MLHQTLQHYFGYDQFREGQEAVINSIVSGNSSAAIFPTGSGKSLCYQVSALHLPHLTLVISPLLALIQDQLLFLKKHNVAAAKIDSSMSVDEVRDTMSKVREGKVKILMISVERLKNERFRKFIKQVPISLLVIDEAHCISEWGHNFRPDYLKLPQYQKELNIKQALLLTATATPAVIKDMETKFNIKPEDIIQTGFHRANLSLLMHPIAQDKKLHALTRWLGKKAGQASIVYVTLQKTAEELASALQQTGIEAVAYHAGMPTEIREEVQQNFMRNGIDCIVATIAFGMGIDKSNIRNVVHFDLPKSIENYSQEIGRAGRDGNDSQCLVLANLDNQSILENFVYGDTPELNGIETVLAEIQAAGTEWEHTLYGLSMSSNLRQAPLKTLLVYLEMQGIIKPLYSYFAEYRFKFLKDPAQILSQFTDEKRVFIEEIFNASPAKRTWATVNFERMSEGYQEQRSRVITALEFLHERNNIVLESKLMTDVYQILNSRFDSQQLAETLHQQFSHKEQSEIKRVHAVGQYIQSSQCLSKGLSTYFGDENAPEKCGTCSVCQGRIAQLPQPPSMPPLSIEHVVELSQAFINACDKQPTPVLITRFLSGISTPLFMKMKAKKISNFAALQAYPYQQVLDLIRHS; via the coding sequence ATGCTGCACCAGACGTTACAACACTATTTTGGCTATGATCAATTTAGAGAAGGCCAAGAAGCTGTCATTAACAGTATTGTCAGTGGCAATTCAAGTGCAGCAATCTTTCCAACTGGCTCAGGTAAATCATTATGCTATCAGGTATCAGCCTTACACTTACCTCATTTAACCTTGGTCATTTCACCTTTATTAGCCCTAATCCAAGATCAGCTATTGTTTTTAAAGAAACATAACGTCGCGGCGGCTAAAATTGATTCGAGCATGTCAGTCGATGAAGTCAGAGATACCATGTCAAAAGTTCGTGAGGGCAAAGTAAAGATCTTAATGATCTCGGTTGAACGCTTGAAGAATGAGCGCTTTCGTAAATTCATCAAGCAAGTACCGATTTCATTATTGGTGATCGATGAAGCCCACTGTATTTCAGAATGGGGACACAACTTCCGCCCCGATTACTTGAAACTGCCGCAGTACCAAAAAGAGCTAAACATTAAACAAGCTTTATTATTAACGGCAACTGCGACACCTGCGGTGATTAAAGACATGGAAACTAAGTTTAATATCAAGCCAGAAGATATTATACAAACTGGTTTTCATCGCGCTAACCTTAGCTTATTAATGCACCCTATTGCCCAAGACAAAAAACTACATGCGCTAACTCGTTGGCTAGGTAAAAAGGCCGGACAAGCATCCATTGTCTATGTCACCTTGCAAAAAACCGCAGAAGAACTAGCCAGTGCCCTGCAACAAACAGGTATTGAAGCCGTGGCTTATCACGCAGGCATGCCCACCGAGATACGCGAAGAAGTACAGCAAAACTTCATGCGTAATGGCATCGACTGTATTGTTGCAACCATCGCCTTCGGGATGGGTATCGATAAAAGCAACATCCGTAACGTAGTGCATTTTGATTTACCTAAATCCATCGAAAACTACAGTCAGGAGATTGGCCGTGCGGGTCGTGACGGTAATGATTCACAATGCTTAGTATTGGCGAATCTAGATAACCAAAGTATTCTCGAAAACTTTGTTTACGGTGATACTCCCGAGCTCAATGGCATTGAAACGGTACTTGCCGAGATCCAAGCCGCCGGGACTGAATGGGAACATACTTTATACGGGTTATCGATGAGCAGTAACTTGCGCCAAGCCCCATTAAAAACCTTACTGGTGTATTTAGAAATGCAAGGCATCATCAAGCCACTGTATTCGTATTTTGCCGAGTACCGCTTTAAATTTTTGAAAGATCCGGCGCAAATACTCAGCCAGTTCACTGATGAAAAACGCGTGTTTATTGAAGAAATATTTAACGCATCACCAGCGAAACGAACTTGGGCAACAGTTAACTTTGAACGAATGAGTGAAGGTTATCAAGAACAGCGGAGCCGTGTGATCACCGCGTTAGAATTTTTACATGAACGCAATAATATCGTCCTTGAAAGCAAGTTAATGACTGATGTATATCAGATATTGAATTCACGTTTTGATAGTCAGCAATTAGCCGAAACTCTGCATCAACAATTTTCGCATAAAGAACAAAGTGAAATAAAACGAGTGCATGCGGTAGGCCAATATATTCAGAGTTCACAATGCTTGAGTAAAGGTTTATCAACCTACTTTGGTGATGAGAATGCGCCAGAAAAATGCGGTACTTGCTCTGTCTGTCAGGGACGTATTGCACAATTGCCGCAACCACCCAGCATGCCCCCACTATCGATAGAGCACGTTGTCGAACTAAGCCAAGCGTTTATTAATGCTTGCGACAAACAACCTACGCCAGTATTAATCACGCGTTTCTTATCCGGTATAAGTACACCGTTATTTATGAAAATGAAAGCGAAGAAGATCAGTAATTTTGCCGCGCTGCAAGCCTATCCTTATCAGCAGGTATTAGATCTTATTAGGCACAGTTGA
- the yciH gene encoding stress response translation initiation inhibitor YciH, translating into MSIDMHFDDNIRMVFSTESGRIKEEKHVETAPEGDGIVRIRRETKGRKGKGATTISGIALPEKELKALAKELKKKSGVGGSVKDFIIEIQGDQRDMAKEFLEKKGYTVKLAGG; encoded by the coding sequence ATGAGTATTGATATGCATTTCGATGACAATATCCGCATGGTTTTCTCAACCGAAAGCGGCCGTATTAAAGAAGAAAAACACGTTGAAACGGCACCTGAAGGTGATGGCATTGTACGTATTCGCCGCGAAACCAAAGGCCGTAAAGGTAAAGGCGCGACGACGATTAGCGGTATAGCATTACCTGAAAAAGAATTAAAAGCGCTAGCGAAAGAGTTGAAAAAGAAAAGCGGTGTTGGTGGCAGTGTCAAAGATTTCATCATCGAAATCCAAGGTGATCAGCGTGACATGGCAAAAGAATTTTTAGAGAAAAAAGGCTACACAGTAAAACTCGCAGGCGGCTAA
- the nagB gene encoding glucosamine-6-phosphate deaminase produces MRLIPLLTPAQVGRWSAAYIANKINAFNPTADKPFVLGLPTGGTPLTTYKELIKLHQTGEVSFEHVVTFNMDEYVGIDKDHPESYRTFMYSNFFNHVNIQDKNVNLLNGNADDLDAECQRYEDKIKSYGQINLFMGGVGVDGHIAFNEPASSLASRTRIKTLTEDTRIANSRFFDNDISQVPRLALTVGVGTLLDSQEILVLITGHNKAQALEAAVEGSVNHLWTISALQLHPKSIIACDEPATMELKVKTVRYFKELEAENIQSFIAE; encoded by the coding sequence ATGAGATTAATTCCTTTACTTACCCCTGCTCAAGTTGGTCGCTGGAGCGCTGCTTACATCGCTAACAAGATTAACGCATTCAACCCAACTGCAGACAAGCCGTTTGTATTAGGTCTACCAACTGGCGGAACTCCTCTAACAACCTATAAAGAGCTAATCAAGTTACACCAAACTGGTGAAGTTAGCTTTGAACACGTTGTTACTTTCAACATGGATGAATATGTAGGTATAGATAAAGATCACCCAGAAAGCTACCGCACATTCATGTACAGCAACTTTTTCAATCACGTAAACATTCAAGATAAAAACGTTAACTTACTGAATGGTAATGCTGACGATCTGGATGCTGAATGCCAGCGTTATGAAGACAAAATTAAGAGCTACGGTCAAATTAACCTATTCATGGGTGGCGTTGGCGTTGATGGTCACATCGCATTTAACGAACCAGCTTCATCACTGGCTTCACGCACTCGCATCAAAACACTAACAGAAGACACGCGTATTGCTAATTCACGTTTCTTCGATAACGATATTAGCCAAGTGCCAAGACTCGCGCTTACCGTTGGCGTAGGCACACTATTAGACTCACAAGAAATCTTAGTGTTAATCACTGGTCATAATAAAGCCCAAGCACTTGAAGCGGCTGTCGAAGGTAGTGTTAACCACCTTTGGACAATCTCTGCGCTACAGTTACACCCTAAATCAATCATTGCTTGTGACGAACCAGCAACGATGGAATTAAAAGTGAAAACTGTACGCTACTTTAAAGAGCTAGAAGCAGAAAACATTCAAAGCTTTATTGCGGAGTAA
- the nagE gene encoding N-acetylglucosamine-specific PTS transporter subunit IIBC, with translation MFSYLQKIGRALMVPVAVLPAAAILMGIGYWIDPVAWGGDNIFAAFFIKSGGAIIDNMALLFAVGVAYGMSKDKDGSAALAGLVGFLVVTTLLSPAAVAAIQGVDVDQVSAAFAKIQNPFIGILVGVISAELYNRFSEVELPKALTFFSGRRLVPIVTSFVMMGASFVLMYVWPMIFDGLVGFGIGIKDMGPAGAGLYGFFNRLLIPVGLHHALSSVFWFDVAGINDIPNFLAGSKSIAEGTAVPGVTGMYQAGFFPIMMFGLLGAALAFIHTAKPENKASVTSIMMAAGFAAFFTGVTEPIEFSFMFVAPVLYVIHALLTGLSLFIAASMHWMAGFGFSAGLVDLVLSSGNPLATQWYMLLVQGAAFFVIYYVTFRTIIVKFDLKTPGREDAGDEAAAPAKAGKASHADVAGKVLELVGGKDNLVHIDNCATRLRLEVKDSSLVNDAELKRHVPGVIKPSKTAVQVVVGPQVEFVANELKKLV, from the coding sequence ATGTTTAGCTATTTACAAAAAATCGGTCGAGCACTGATGGTTCCTGTAGCAGTGCTACCTGCTGCTGCTATATTAATGGGTATTGGTTATTGGATTGATCCAGTTGCTTGGGGTGGTGACAATATATTTGCTGCATTCTTTATCAAATCAGGCGGCGCTATTATTGATAATATGGCCCTTCTATTTGCTGTCGGTGTTGCTTACGGCATGTCAAAAGATAAAGACGGTTCAGCGGCACTTGCTGGACTTGTTGGCTTCTTAGTCGTAACCACATTGCTTTCACCGGCTGCAGTAGCTGCAATCCAAGGTGTGGATGTTGATCAGGTTTCCGCTGCATTTGCTAAAATTCAAAACCCGTTTATTGGTATTCTAGTGGGTGTTATTTCAGCTGAATTGTATAACCGTTTCAGTGAAGTTGAATTACCAAAAGCCCTCACGTTCTTCAGTGGTCGTCGTCTTGTTCCTATCGTAACATCTTTTGTTATGATGGGGGCTTCATTCGTGCTTATGTATGTATGGCCAATGATTTTTGATGGTTTAGTGGGTTTCGGTATTGGCATTAAAGATATGGGACCAGCGGGTGCGGGTCTTTATGGGTTCTTTAACCGTCTGCTTATTCCTGTTGGTCTTCACCATGCATTAAGCTCTGTATTCTGGTTTGACGTAGCAGGTATTAACGATATACCTAACTTTTTAGCAGGTTCTAAATCAATCGCAGAAGGCACGGCTGTACCGGGTGTGACAGGCATGTATCAAGCTGGTTTCTTCCCAATTATGATGTTCGGTCTATTAGGTGCGGCATTGGCTTTCATTCATACTGCTAAACCTGAAAATAAAGCAAGCGTTACCTCAATCATGATGGCTGCTGGCTTTGCGGCATTCTTCACGGGCGTTACAGAACCAATTGAATTTTCATTCATGTTTGTTGCCCCTGTACTATATGTAATACATGCACTGCTAACGGGTCTCTCGCTATTCATAGCTGCCTCGATGCATTGGATGGCCGGTTTTGGTTTCAGTGCGGGTCTGGTTGACTTAGTATTGTCTTCAGGTAATCCATTAGCAACACAATGGTATATGTTACTTGTTCAAGGTGCTGCATTCTTCGTAATCTACTACGTAACATTCCGTACTATCATTGTTAAGTTTGACCTTAAAACACCGGGTCGTGAAGACGCTGGTGACGAAGCGGCTGCTCCTGCTAAAGCGGGTAAAGCTTCACATGCTGACGTTGCAGGTAAAGTTTTAGAATTGGTAGGCGGCAAAGATAATCTTGTCCATATTGATAATTGTGCGACACGTTTACGTCTTGAAGTTAAAGACTCTAGCCTAGTCAATGATGCTGAACTTAAGCGCCATGTTCCGGGTGTAATCAAGCCAAGTAAAACAGCAGTACAGGTTGTGGTTGGCCCACAGGTTGAGTTTGTTGCGAACGAACTTAAAAAATTAGTGTAA
- a CDS encoding MFS transporter, which produces MIRLTWKQKIGAVTGNALEFYDIAVFASISGFISVLFAHQGIEHAEYVVWGIFALRFLVRPLGGLVIGHYAKKHGVRAALILTNFMIGLATLCMAFMPVEALGKYIVVTFLLLQIVQAFSFGGEYPTLISYLHQGTDQVDKSKTSSLIVASSLVGVVISLVVVYALNQILTVEEMNDFGWRLPLLVGVLNTLMSLYFRLSLPELLAVKTVIIPMQRSTLILRIFMVTIIGAVIFYTQNFASKMIGEELAIANLPLINSLLLLLTLAITGWLTDKYSSVTQAFRLASIALILFSTPLFLMLSSGNAIYMTLSIILFTLISGFLLGNLAAVLWQESERDIIALGFGYNIALSLFGGATPLIVGLLIPEGFVFVGLYVALAAIPALVILSRPNTKVNTKAQTAR; this is translated from the coding sequence ATGATCAGATTAACATGGAAGCAAAAAATCGGCGCCGTCACCGGTAATGCCTTAGAGTTTTATGATATTGCGGTATTCGCTTCAATTTCAGGCTTTATTTCAGTGTTATTTGCCCATCAAGGTATTGAACACGCCGAATACGTGGTGTGGGGGATATTCGCATTACGCTTTTTAGTCCGACCACTCGGTGGACTTGTTATTGGTCATTATGCAAAAAAACACGGCGTACGCGCGGCATTAATATTAACCAACTTCATGATAGGTCTTGCAACACTGTGTATGGCGTTCATGCCGGTTGAAGCACTTGGAAAGTATATCGTTGTCACCTTTTTATTACTGCAAATTGTACAAGCATTTAGCTTCGGTGGTGAATACCCAACCTTGATATCTTATTTACATCAAGGCACTGACCAAGTAGACAAATCTAAAACCAGTAGCCTGATTGTCGCCAGTTCATTAGTCGGTGTTGTCATATCATTAGTTGTTGTTTACGCCTTAAATCAGATACTAACGGTTGAAGAAATGAATGACTTTGGTTGGCGATTACCGCTATTAGTCGGTGTATTGAACACCTTAATGAGCCTTTATTTCCGCTTGTCACTGCCTGAATTACTAGCGGTTAAAACAGTCATTATACCAATGCAACGCTCAACGCTCATCTTACGTATTTTTATGGTGACCATTATCGGTGCGGTAATTTTCTATACTCAAAATTTTGCCAGTAAAATGATTGGTGAAGAATTAGCGATTGCTAACTTACCGCTAATTAATTCATTGCTGTTATTACTCACACTCGCAATAACAGGTTGGCTAACAGATAAATATAGCTCTGTTACACAGGCATTCCGTTTAGCTAGCATCGCATTAATTTTATTTTCTACCCCACTATTCCTCATGCTATCGAGTGGTAACGCTATTTATATGACGCTTTCAATTATCCTATTTACCCTTATCTCAGGATTTCTATTGGGTAATCTAGCAGCCGTATTATGGCAGGAGTCAGAAAGGGATATTATTGCGCTCGGTTTTGGCTATAACATCGCCTTGTCATTATTTGGTGGCGCAACACCACTCATCGTTGGCCTATTAATTCCTGAAGGGTTCGTATTTGTTGGTCTATACGTTGCATTAGCAGCAATCCCAGCACTCGTGATACTTTCGCGTCCGAATACGAAAGTAAATACTAAGGCACAAACAGCCAGGTAA
- a CDS encoding ROK family protein has protein sequence MKHSPVANIEFIKQVNTASVYRLIDEQKQISRVALAKLSELAPASITKMARQLMAAGLIKEIAQQASTGGRPAISLTCEIEKFVFVSGKLGRNNLTIALHDIAGTKLTTYRVALDTAPDNNVIPFLLAQIADFIDANINTDLQRLIAIAVTSPGLIDRESGTIVYLPKHNLKDIPLGSLLTKKFSVPTYIANHTQSLSLAELYFGAAQDCQDSVLLSVHDGVGSGIINNGKIFTNHNNQVGEIGHIRIDPLGLPCHCGSHGCLETIASNEAILKQITGLINQGHETSLTIEGLTIEGICSAANSGDELAVQVLQRVSKLLGQAIAIIVNLFNPQKLLIKGEIVAAKELIFPIIEHSVQQHALGSFVPNVVINEAQFQNEPSMAGVALVRKALLEGSLLNHIIHEYDNS, from the coding sequence ATGAAACATAGCCCAGTCGCCAATATTGAATTTATTAAACAAGTAAATACCGCTTCTGTTTATCGCCTTATCGATGAACAAAAGCAAATCTCACGTGTCGCTTTAGCAAAACTAAGCGAGCTAGCGCCTGCAAGTATTACGAAGATGGCACGTCAATTAATGGCGGCAGGGTTAATTAAAGAAATTGCACAGCAAGCCTCGACAGGTGGTCGACCAGCGATATCACTGACCTGCGAGATAGAAAAATTTGTCTTTGTAAGTGGTAAACTTGGTCGTAATAATTTAACCATCGCATTGCATGATATTGCAGGGACTAAGCTCACGACTTACCGTGTTGCTTTAGACACTGCACCAGACAACAATGTGATCCCATTTTTATTAGCACAGATTGCCGATTTCATCGACGCTAATATCAATACTGATTTACAACGTTTGATCGCCATTGCAGTGACATCACCCGGTTTGATCGACCGTGAATCAGGTACCATTGTGTATCTACCAAAACACAATCTAAAAGATATCCCACTCGGAAGCCTACTCACCAAAAAGTTTAGTGTTCCCACGTATATTGCCAACCACACCCAATCACTGTCATTAGCTGAGTTGTACTTTGGTGCAGCGCAAGATTGCCAAGACAGTGTGTTACTGTCCGTTCATGATGGTGTTGGTTCAGGTATCATTAATAACGGTAAAATCTTTACCAACCACAATAATCAAGTAGGTGAAATAGGACATATTCGCATTGATCCTCTCGGTTTACCTTGTCATTGTGGCAGCCATGGTTGTTTAGAAACGATAGCCTCTAATGAAGCGATCCTTAAACAGATAACAGGGTTAATTAATCAAGGTCACGAAACCAGCCTCACGATCGAAGGCTTAACTATCGAAGGCATCTGTAGTGCCGCAAATAGCGGTGACGAATTAGCCGTACAAGTATTACAACGCGTGAGTAAATTACTCGGTCAAGCAATCGCAATCATCGTTAACTTGTTCAATCCACAAAAATTGTTAATCAAGGGCGAGATTGTCGCAGCAAAAGAATTAATCTTCCCGATTATTGAACACAGTGTACAACAACATGCTTTAGGTAGTTTTGTACCAAACGTAGTGATTAACGAAGCACAGTTTCAAAATGAACCCTCTATGGCCGGTGTAGCGTTAGTCCGAAAAGCGCTATTGGAAGGTAGCCTGCTCAATCATATCATTCATGAATATGATAATAGCTAG
- a CDS encoding VirK/YbjX family protein, producing the protein MRTKNLIELSGVAFSDSDKNTFRRRKFRWFYRLKFVLQALAYRSHFHKLQAAIKAPYLDLLLEQHPKYLQKIFRPYVDITNGTVERINLICEHYDFITEQLPEKTALTMYSSAQGLEVTRFLVGEQEYSVSLGYCAKNHKEGDLGLKLLDETGNVFYALTFSVSDNIGEGRTIIVGGLQGPKSSPEINERIKYFTKQHHGQRPKDMMIKMLTIIANVWDVKRLLLVNNKAHIYQCNRYKKKTVTSNYDAHWESLGAEKYNESLYELSPLEIRKNLEDIKRTKRAMYRKRYEWLDALAEEIARKLALSKVT; encoded by the coding sequence ATGCGAACTAAAAATCTCATCGAATTAAGCGGTGTCGCTTTTTCTGACTCGGATAAAAATACGTTTAGACGTCGTAAGTTCCGCTGGTTTTATCGCTTGAAGTTTGTATTACAAGCACTTGCATATCGTTCTCATTTCCATAAACTACAAGCGGCAATCAAAGCACCTTACCTTGATTTATTATTAGAACAGCACCCTAAGTATTTACAAAAAATATTTCGTCCTTACGTCGATATCACGAATGGGACTGTTGAACGAATTAATCTGATTTGTGAGCACTATGATTTTATTACTGAACAGTTACCGGAAAAAACGGCTCTCACTATGTACAGTTCAGCGCAAGGGTTAGAAGTCACCCGATTTCTTGTTGGTGAGCAAGAGTATAGTGTTTCACTTGGCTATTGTGCAAAGAATCACAAAGAAGGTGATTTGGGTTTAAAGTTACTCGATGAGACTGGCAACGTTTTCTATGCGCTCACCTTCAGTGTGAGTGATAATATTGGTGAAGGTAGAACGATAATAGTGGGTGGCTTACAAGGCCCTAAGAGTTCGCCAGAAATAAATGAACGTATCAAATACTTTACTAAGCAGCATCACGGGCAAAGACCCAAGGACATGATGATTAAGATGCTTACCATCATTGCCAATGTTTGGGATGTAAAGCGTCTTTTACTAGTCAATAACAAAGCTCATATATACCAATGCAACCGATATAAAAAGAAAACCGTCACTTCTAATTATGATGCGCATTGGGAATCATTGGGTGCCGAAAAATATAATGAAAGCCTTTATGAATTAAGTCCTCTAGAAATACGCAAAAATCTAGAAGACATTAAACGTACTAAACGCGCGATGTACCGTAAACGATACGAATGGCTGGATGCATTAGCGGAAGAAATCGCACGTAAACTGGCACTGTCTAAGGTGACGTAG
- the nagA gene encoding N-acetylglucosamine-6-phosphate deacetylase — translation MYALTNCTIYTNDSVLTEHCVIVDGEYIHDLVAVADCPADIERIDLAGASLTAGFIDLQLNGCGGVLFNTDISINTLEIMQQTNERFGCTSYLPTLITATDTEMKSAIDTMTAYLEKHSNQALGLHLEGPYLSTAKKGIHSINLIRRSEQTMIDHICTNSAVISKVTLAPENTDAAHIAQLTAADVLVSVGHTNATYTECMQGFEAGARFATHLFNAMSSITGRDPGVVGAIYDHKEVYAGIIVDGHHVDYANVRMSHKLMGEKLVLVTDAVAPAGANIESFDFVGTEVFYRDGKCVGADGTLGGSALTMIEAVENTVKYVGLPLAETLRMANLYPAKAIGVADKLGSIAKGKVANLTAFNADFTVIKTIVNGKVKSF, via the coding sequence ATGTATGCACTCACTAATTGTACTATCTACACAAACGACAGTGTGTTAACTGAGCACTGTGTAATTGTCGATGGTGAATACATTCATGACCTAGTTGCTGTCGCAGATTGCCCAGCAGATATCGAACGTATTGACCTTGCCGGTGCAAGCTTAACTGCTGGTTTTATTGATTTACAACTCAATGGTTGCGGTGGTGTATTGTTTAATACGGATATCAGTATTAACACCCTTGAAATCATGCAACAAACCAACGAGCGCTTTGGCTGTACTAGCTACTTGCCAACATTGATCACGGCTACCGACACAGAAATGAAGTCTGCGATTGATACGATGACGGCGTATTTAGAAAAACACAGCAACCAAGCACTCGGCTTGCATTTAGAAGGTCCTTACCTGTCTACAGCGAAGAAAGGTATTCACAGTATTAATCTTATTCGTCGCAGTGAACAAACGATGATCGACCATATCTGTACCAATAGTGCAGTAATCAGCAAAGTAACCTTAGCACCAGAAAATACTGACGCGGCACACATTGCACAGTTAACCGCAGCAGACGTATTAGTATCAGTTGGCCACACGAACGCAACGTACACCGAATGCATGCAAGGTTTTGAAGCTGGTGCGCGTTTTGCGACGCATTTGTTTAATGCCATGAGCTCAATTACGGGTCGTGATCCAGGTGTTGTTGGCGCAATTTACGATCATAAAGAGGTTTACGCCGGTATTATCGTTGATGGCCACCATGTCGATTACGCGAATGTACGCATGAGCCATAAGTTAATGGGCGAAAAATTAGTCTTAGTGACTGATGCCGTCGCGCCAGCGGGGGCCAACATCGAATCTTTTGACTTTGTTGGCACAGAAGTGTTCTATCGTGATGGTAAATGTGTTGGTGCCGATGGTACACTAGGCGGTTCAGCATTAACGATGATCGAAGCAGTTGAAAATACAGTGAAATATGTTGGCTTACCGCTGGCAGAAACACTACGTATGGCAAACCTATACCCAGCAAAAGCAATTGGTGTAGCAGATAAACTTGGTAGCATTGCAAAAGGCAAAGTTGCGAATTTAACAGCCTTCAATGCCGACTTCACCGTTATCAAAACGATTGTAAACGGAAAAGTGAAAAGCTTCTAA
- the aqpZ gene encoding aquaporin Z encodes MTLTKKLAAEFIGTFWLVLGGCGSAVLAAAFPDVGIGLLGVSLAFGLTVLTMAFAIGHISGCHLNPAVSIGLWSGGRFSAAELGPYIFAQVLGGIAGAAILYLIASGQAGFDASAGFASNGYGEHSPGGYTLVAALVTEIVMTFMFLIIILGATDKRAPQGFAPIAIGLSLTLIHLITIPVTNTSVNPARSTGVAIFQGDWAVSQLWLFWVAPIVGAILAGIVYRWFESEDTA; translated from the coding sequence ATGACGTTAACAAAAAAGCTGGCTGCTGAGTTTATTGGTACATTTTGGTTAGTTCTAGGCGGTTGTGGTAGTGCTGTGTTAGCCGCTGCATTTCCAGATGTCGGTATCGGATTATTAGGAGTGTCACTGGCATTTGGTTTGACCGTATTAACCATGGCGTTTGCGATTGGGCATATCTCGGGTTGTCATCTAAACCCTGCTGTTTCAATCGGGCTTTGGTCTGGCGGTCGTTTCTCTGCTGCAGAGCTTGGGCCTTATATTTTTGCGCAAGTATTAGGGGGTATTGCCGGAGCTGCAATCTTATATCTGATCGCAAGTGGTCAAGCAGGTTTTGATGCTTCTGCTGGTTTTGCATCAAACGGCTATGGTGAACATTCTCCAGGTGGTTATACGTTAGTCGCGGCATTAGTGACAGAAATCGTCATGACGTTTATGTTCTTAATCATCATCCTGGGGGCAACGGATAAACGTGCGCCACAAGGATTTGCACCGATTGCAATTGGTCTTAGTTTAACCTTGATCCACTTAATAACTATTCCTGTCACCAATACCTCGGTTAATCCTGCTCGTAGTACTGGTGTGGCTATTTTTCAAGGTGATTGGGCTGTGTCGCAGCTATGGTTATTTTGGGTCGCACCGATTGTTGGCGCTATCTTAGCGGGTATTGTGTATCGCTGGTTTGAAAGCGAAGATACAGCTTAG
- the ribB gene encoding 3,4-dihydroxy-2-butanone-4-phosphate synthase, which yields MNQSLLSPFGNAITRVETALTALRLGKGVLVVDDEDRENEGDMVYAAESLTNEQMALLIREGSGIVCVCLPDERVKHLELAPMVENNSSQYGTAFTVSIEAAVGVTTGVSAADRVTTIKAAIADDAMPSDLARPGHVYPLRAQPGGVLTRRGHTEGTIDLMKLAGLKPAGVLCEVTNPDGTMARLPEIITFGEKHDLPVLTIEDIVTYRNAQLDQVG from the coding sequence ATGAATCAGTCTTTACTTTCCCCTTTTGGCAACGCGATCACGCGTGTTGAAACTGCACTAACAGCATTACGTTTAGGCAAAGGGGTTTTAGTTGTTGATGATGAAGACCGCGAAAATGAAGGCGATATGGTGTATGCGGCTGAATCGCTTACCAATGAACAAATGGCATTACTGATCCGAGAAGGCAGTGGTATTGTTTGTGTTTGTCTACCTGACGAGCGTGTTAAACATTTAGAGCTTGCACCTATGGTTGAGAACAACTCAAGCCAGTACGGTACTGCGTTTACTGTGAGTATCGAAGCGGCCGTTGGCGTAACAACAGGCGTATCGGCTGCTGATCGCGTTACCACAATTAAAGCTGCGATTGCCGATGATGCAATGCCAAGTGATTTGGCACGTCCAGGTCATGTTTACCCGCTACGCGCACAACCAGGTGGTGTATTAACACGCCGTGGCCATACCGAAGGGACCATTGATTTAATGAAACTCGCGGGGCTAAAACCTGCAGGTGTATTATGTGAAGTAACCAATCCTGACGGTACAATGGCACGTTTACCAGAAATCATTACTTTTGGTGAAAAGCACGACTTACCAGTATTAACGATTGAAGATATTGTGACTTATCGTAACGCACAGTTAGATCAAGTCGGTTAA